A window from Citrus sinensis cultivar Valencia sweet orange chromosome 5, DVS_A1.0, whole genome shotgun sequence encodes these proteins:
- the LOC102617939 gene encoding protein SET DOMAIN GROUP 41 has product MEMRASEEIRQGEDITPPLFPLTFAFHDSLLDGHCSSCFSPLPSCCSSLPLSSAELRAALHLLHSPLPTTSLPPPPRLFGLLTNRDKLMSSSDSDVASKIREGAREMARARGNLSDDVAWEEAALCLVMTNAVEVQDDKTGRILGIAVYDKDFSWINHSCSPNACYRFSLSEPNAPSFRDEKKKRIAPHVVFDSTEAETQGKSDVCISCELKEGSKRHGPRIIVRSIKPINKGEEVTVAYTDLLQPKGMRQSELWSKYQFVCHCRRCSASPPSYVDMALEETFSSNPEFSSLSSDYNFLKDEANQKLTDWMDEVTSEYLLVGDPESCCQKLENILTQGLQGELLESEKVKIQLNLRLHPLHHLSLNAYTTLASAYKIRSIDLLALNSDIDGQQLDAFDMSRTSAAYSFLLAGATDHLFRSESSLIAASANFWASAGESLLTLARSPGWKLFVKPESPMSTSSPENHECSNCSQVDRFQVNPFLSQSQNADFQIICNEFLACITNMTRKVWGFLISGCGYLQMLKDPIDFSWLRQSSNLCHTPCCSDEESNKETEYQENICRRVMQRCDGKERITIFQLGVHCIAYGGYLANICYGPNSHWPCKIKNVVQNEEKSVHC; this is encoded by the exons ATGGAAATGCGTGCGAGTGAGGAAATAAGGCAAGGTGAAGACATAACGCCACCATTATTTCCTCTCACTTTCGCATTTCACGACTCTTTACTCGACGGTCACTGTTCGTCTTGCTTCTCTCCACTTCCTAGTTGCTGCTCCTCCCTCCCCCTCTCCTCCGCCGAACTCCGCGCCGCTCTCCACCTCCTCCACTCCCCTCTTCCCACAACCTctcttcctcctcctcctcgtCTCTTCGGCTTACTCACCAACCGAGATAAGCTAATGTCTTCCTCCGACTCCGATGTTGCGTCCAAAATTCGAGAAGGAGCGAGGGAGATGGCGAGAGCGAGAGGGAATTTGTCCGACGACGTCGCTTGGGAGGAGGCTGCGTTGTGTCTGGTGATGACCAATGCCGTTGAGGTGCAGGATGATAAGACAGGGCGTATTTTAGGTATCGCCGTGTACGATAAGGATTTCTCTTGGATCAATCACAGCTGTTCTCCCAACGCTTGTTACCGCTTCTCGCTTTCTGAGCCAAATGCTCCGTCGTTTCGcgatgaaaagaaaaagcggATTGCTCCTCACGTTGTTTTCGACAGCACTGAGGCTGAAACTCAA GGAAAGAGTGATGTTTGTATCAGTTGTGAATTAAAAGAAG gaAGTAAGAGACATGGTCCAAGGATCATTGTAAGGAGTATTAAGCCAATTAACAAAGGCGAGGAGGTAACTGTTGCTTACACTGATTTGTTGCAACCCAAG gGAATGAGGCAATCAGAGTTGTGGTCAAAGTATCAATTTGTCTGCCACTGTAGGAGATGCTCTGCATCACCCCCAAGTTATGTAGATATGGCCTTAGAG GAAACCTTTTCTTCAAATCCCGAGTTTTCGAGCTTGAGTTCTGATTACAACTTCCTCAAGGACGAGGCAAATCAAAAGTTGACTGATTGGATGGATGAAGTTACATCTGAATATCTATTAGTTGGTGATCCTGAATCTTGCTGCCAGAAGCTGGAGAACATCCTTACCCAAGGTCTGCAGGGTGAGCTGTTAGAATCCgaaaaagtgaaaatacaGCTAAATTTGAGGTTGCATCCCCTGCACCATCTCTCACTGAATGCCTATACAACACTGGCATCTGCATATAAAATCCGTTCAATTGACTTATTAGCTCTCAATTCTGACATTGATGGACAGCAATTGGACGCTTTTGATATGAGCAGGACAAGTGCCGCATACTCATTCCTGCTTGCTGGTGCGACTGACCATTTGTTCCGATCTGAGTCATCTCTGATTGCAGCATCTGCAAATTTCTGGGCAAGTGCAGGGGAGTCCTTGTTAACTCTTGCTAGAAGCCCAGGGTGGAAATTATTTGTGAAACCGGAATCACCTATGTCAACCTCATCCCCTGAGAATCATGAATGCTCCAACTGCTCGCAAGTGGACAGATTTCAAGTGAATCCATTTCTTAGTCAATCTCAAAATGCCGATTTCCAGATCATATGTAATGAGTTTCTTGCTTGCATCACTAATATGACACGAAAAGTTTGGGGTTTTCTTATAAGTGGATGTGGGTACCTGCAAATGTTGAAAGATCCCATTGATTTTAGCTGGCTTCGGCAGTCTTCCAATTTGTGCCACACCCCATGCTGCAGTGATGAGGAATCCAATAAGGAAACCGAGTATCAAGAAAACATTTGCAGAAGGGTAATGCAGCGGTGTGATGGTAAAGAAAGGATTACTATCTTTCAGCTTGGTGTTCATTGTATAGCTTATGGAGGATATTTAGCAAATATATGTTATGGTCCGAATTCCCATTGGccttgtaaaattaaaaatgttgtaCAAAACGAAGAGAAATCGGTTCATTGTTGa
- the LOC127902628 gene encoding egg cell-secreted protein 1.1: MASANLSHKQISSLYLKMANASKLFVFSFLMASIMGSMASARPLSNPKSSLATRLKLDDESSSCWDSLIQIQACSGEIILFFLNGETYLGDGCCNAIRTIRKQCWPNMIDTLGFTAEEGDVLEGYCDHETPAAIVHTQPAPIPVETNAGMVNFVRGGLVP, from the coding sequence ATGGCTTCAGCTAACCTTTCACACAAACAAATCTCTTCTCTATATCTCAAAATGGCTAATGCTTCTAAGCTTTTcgttttctcttttcttatgGCTTCGATCATGGGTTCCATGGCTAGCGCACGACCCTTATCGAACCCAAAGTCAAGCCTTGCCACGCGCCTAAAGCTAGACGATGAATCGTCGAGCTGCTGGGATTCTTTGATTCAGATTCAAGCATGCTCCGGAGAAATCATCCTCTTCTTCCTCAACGGGGAGACGTATCTTGGCGACGGGTGCTGCAACGCCATACGTACAATCCGGAAACAATGCTGGCCTAATATGATTGATACCCTAGGGTTTACCGCTGAAGAGGGTGATGTACTTGAAGGTTATTGCGATCATGAAACTCCGGCAGCCATCGTTCATACCCAACCGGCACCGATCCCTGTGGAGACTAATGCTGGAATGGTTAATTTCGTTAGGGGCGGTTTGGTTCCTTAA